The Syntrophorhabdus sp. region GACCATGTCGGGAACGTCGAGGGAGGTGGGGACGATGTAGGTCGCAAGGTCTTCCGTCTCGTGCCGGCCGTCCTTCACGATGTAGTCCTCCATGAGGGCATACCCGATGCCCTGCGCGATGGAACCCTGCACCTGCTGATCGTACTGGGCGCGGTTCAGCACCCTGCCCGCGTCGGTGACGGCCACGTAGTCCACAACATCTATCCTTCCCGTCAGGGTATCGACCTCGATGCGCGCGAGGTGGGCACCGTACGAGAACAGAACGTGCGTGCCCAGGTACATTATCTCCAGTGTGCTCTCGTCGTAGGGGGTCCGGAAGTATCCCTTGCAGGACCGGTCGACGGCATCGATGAGGGCCGCCACGTCGCGAAGGGCTGCCTTTCGGCCCGAGCCTTTGATCCTGACGGCACCGGGCACCAGTTCGAGAGAGTCGATGTCCTCGACCTCAAGGCACCGGGCACCGGAACGAAGGATGACCTCTTTGAGGCTCCCCGCCGCCTGTATGACGGCATTCCCGAAGGTGTACGTCGTGCGGCTCGCCGACGAGGTGCCCGAGGGAAGGCCGTGGTCCGTGTCGGGCTGGATGACCTCCATCGTCGTGGGGTCCTGGTTCAAGACCTCCCCCGCTATCCTGAGATAGGTGACGGCATTCCCCTGCCCCATATCGGAAACGCCTGAATAGACCCGGATCGTACCGCTCTCCGTCAGTTCCACTCTCGCGTTCGCCTCGTCGGGAATGAGAGCCGGGTAGCCGATCGCGTGGGCCATGCAGCCAACGCCGCAGCCGCGCTTCTTCCATGGCGGGGCCGACGCCTTCCAAACTTCACGCTCTTTCCACAGCGGATGCTCCACCAGCCTGCCGACGCATTCGGAGAACCCCGTCGAGTACGTGAGCTCAACACCCACGCAGTTCCTGTCACCAGTCCCGAGAGCATTGACGCGCCGAACTTCGAGGGGGTCCATGCCGAGCTTCCCGGCCACCATGTCGACGACCTGTTCCATGCCCGCCGTCGCCTGCGGCACCCCGAAACCGCGGAAAGGACCACCAGGGGCGTTGTTCGTATACACGCAATACCCTTCGATATCGACATTGGGTATCCGGTACGCCGACCCGGCGTGCTCCACGCCCATCGCCATGACCTCGCCCGCAAGTCCGGCGTAAGGGCCGGCATCGAAGTGGAGCCGGCAGGAAAGCGCCTGGAAGGTGCCGTCCGTTTTCGCCCCGAGGCGGTAGTGCAATTTTGCGGGAAGCCTCTTTACTCCGGCGAGGAAGCTCTCCCGCCTATCCCACCACATCTTGACGGGAACACCGCCCGCGCTGAGAGCGGCAAGACCGACGAGACACTGCACGGTGATGCCGTCCTTTCCTCCGAACGC contains the following coding sequences:
- a CDS encoding xanthine dehydrogenase family protein; translation: MKEKARHFLEGPRLDAFSKVTGQERYAADEYSKEFFWAGAKRALIPHARLNAVHTTRAAAHPGVLRVLTFRDVGGSNRLGIVRNHQPVLVDEFIRHAGDAVALVVAESREALREALDLITFDHEPLPGVFDPEEALKEGAPRIHEDNEEGNLMRAVRVRRGDPDVAFRGCDVVVEGVLETPRQEHAYLETEAGWAYVDGDGVLVVVTSTQTPYRDRKEMAAALGLGMDRVRVIAPCLGGAFGGKDGITVQCLVGLAALSAGGVPVKMWWDRRESFLAGVKRLPAKLHYRLGAKTDGTFQALSCRLHFDAGPYAGLAGEVMAMGVEHAGSAYRIPNVDIEGYCVYTNNAPGGPFRGFGVPQATAGMEQVVDMVAGKLGMDPLEVRRVNALGTGDRNCVGVELTYSTGFSECVGRLVEHPLWKEREVWKASAPPWKKRGCGVGCMAHAIGYPALIPDEANARVELTESGTIRVYSGVSDMGQGNAVTYLRIAGEVLNQDPTTMEVIQPDTDHGLPSGTSSASRTTYTFGNAVIQAAGSLKEVILRSGARCLEVEDIDSLELVPGAVRIKGSGRKAALRDVAALIDAVDRSCKGYFRTPYDESTLEIMYLGTHVLFSYGAHLARIEVDTLTGRIDVVDYVAVTDAGRVLNRAQYDQQVQGSIAQGIGYALMEDYIVKDGRHETEDLATYIVPTSLDVPDMV